The following are from one region of the Prionailurus bengalensis isolate Pbe53 chromosome A2, Fcat_Pben_1.1_paternal_pri, whole genome shotgun sequence genome:
- the TIMM44 gene encoding mitochondrial import inner membrane translocase subunit TIM44 translates to MAAAALRGGWCRCPQRCLSNGVQFLSSHNLMLLHNGAYQIRRPGRELPLSKSYSSGNRKGFLSGLLDNIKQELAKNKEMKESIKKFRDEARKLEESDALQEARRKYKSIESETVRTSEVIKKKLGEITGTVKESLDEVGKSDLGRKIKESVEEAAKTAKQSAESVSKGGEKLGRTAAFRAISQGVESVKKEIDDSVLGQTGPYRRPERLRKRKEFAGEKLKEEKVFEPNEEALGVVLHKDSKWYQQWRDFRDNNVVFNRFFEMKVKYDESDNVLIRASRALTDKVTDLLGGLFSKTEMSEVLTEILRVDPAFDKERFLQQCESDIIPNVLEAMISGELEILKDWCYEATYSQLAHPIQQAKALGLQFHSRILDVDNIDLAMGKMMEQGPVLIITFQAQLVMVIKNPKGEVVEGDPDKVLRMLYVWALCRDQDELNPYAAWRLLDISASSTEQVL, encoded by the exons atggcggcggcggcgctgcGGGGAGGTTGGTGCCGCTGCCCGCAG AGATGCCTCAGCAATGGAGTCCAGTTCCTGTCCAGCCACAACCTAATGCTACTGCACAATGGTGCCTATCAGATACGCCGGCCCGGCCGAGAGCTGCCTCTG TCCAAATCCTATTCTTCTGGAAACAGGAAAGGCTTCCTCTCTGGCTTGCTAGATAATATCAAGCAAGAATtagccaaaaacaaagaaatgaaagaaagtataaaaaagttCCGAGATGAGGCCCGCAAGCTAGAAGAGTCTGACGCGCTCCAGGAGGCCAGAAGGAAATAC AAAAGCATTGAATCCGAAACCGTGCGGACGAGCGAGGTGATAAAGAAGAAGCTGGGGGAGATCACAGGCACAGTGAAGGAG AGTCTTGATGAAGTCGGTAAAAGCGACCTTGGCCGGAAGATCAAGGAGAGCGTGGAGGAAGCTGCCAAGACTGCCAAACAGTCGGCCGAGTCGGTGTCCAAAGGCGGGGAGAAGCTGGGCCGGACCGCCGCCTTCAGAGCCATCTCCCAG GGGGTAGAGTCCGTGAAGAAGGAGATCGACGACAGCGTGCTGGGGCAGACCGGGCCCTATCGGAGGCCAGAGCGCCTCAGGAAGAGGAAGGAGTTTGCAGGAGAGAAGCTCAAGGAAGAGAAGGTGTTTGAGCCCAACGA GGAGGCCCTGGGGGTCGTGCTGCACAAGGACTCCAAGTGGTACCAGCAGTGGAGAGACTTCAGGGACAACAACGTGGTATTTAATC GGTTCTTCGAGATGAAGGTGAAGTATGACGAGAGCGACAACGTCCTCATCCGGGCGTCCCGCGCGCTGACAGACAAGGTCACAGACCTGCTGG GGGGCCTGTTCTCGAAGACGGAGATGTCAGAGGTGCTCACGGAGATCCTGCGAGTTGACCCTGCCTTCGACAAGGAGCGGTTCCTGCAGCAGTGTGAGAGCGACATCATCCCCAACGTCCTGGAG gCCATGATTTCTGGAGAGCTTGAGATTCTCAAAGACTGGTGCTATGAAGCT ACCTACAGCCAGCTGGCGCACCCGATCCAGCAGGCCAAGGCGCTGGGCCTGCAGTTCCACTCCCGCATTCTGGACGTCGACAACATCGAC CTGGCCATGGGCAAGATGATGGAGCAGGGGCCTGTGCTGATCATCACCTTCCAGGCCCAGCTGGTGATGGTGATCAAGAACCCCAAAGGCGAGGTGGTGGAGGGCGACCCG GACAAGGTGCTGCGCATGCTGTATGTGTGGGCGCTCTGTCGAGACCAGGACGAGCTCAACCCCTACGCGGCCTGGCGGCTCCTGGACATCTCAGCGTCCAGCACGGAGCAGGTCCTCTGA